A single genomic interval of Labrus bergylta chromosome 18, fLabBer1.1, whole genome shotgun sequence harbors:
- the zfyve28 gene encoding lateral signaling target protein 2 homolog isoform X4, whose protein sequence is MDECIPDDRANRDFCVKFPEEIRHDNLAGQLWFGAECLAAGSIIMNREIESIAMRPLAKDLTRSLEEVRNITRDQALRDLNLYSDRMKDALRHFDSLFAEFELSYVSAMVPVKSPKEYYVQQEVIVLFCETVERALKLGYLTQDLIDDYEPALMFTIPRLAIVCGLVVYSDGPLNLDRKPEDMSELFRPFRTLLKKIRDLLQTLTEEELITLEKNLCISQDGELSTGQALATNSSQSPVQENHSSCKPSNDTSKGESEGEQEHLALFVCPSQEEEQTEVEKAWEEVETERGEEEQEQGLLCEEAEEAELACSMQYDEEELEQLNMMVYRVGDEMSTLLSPPSQGQSPAHQPGRGDSSGASSSEASPRRLLVSRGRTGFYVEEEDRVFLMEDLDAAGDITSISREAFSCVASPSKTPSAVRPVQRKPSPRLDSNRNGWLSEAQSEQPCPQPRSLNGHCPHAKPPPCTSAPGSEPLPYTNGWDMGLEGTASETAEVIAHRMGGMKLSATVIFNPHSPSLSELAVDKLLLPRPAPSEVEPCGPLVATHCLLNSCVCCGSCEDGHEDAITTENTGLGLGLALGLDKHCKMAAPSTVIQSSACRLPPRGHESNNKGGLAQFTPPSSRSSAETLDEDSNYQLCEKCLLEPKVPGHHAQDCGISKGDGASPFNHQLETEKRQQASGGRQRDKDTENDRLGTRDWKRDTKEDSRRSSSFQSSPLSSVSGSDCESVSVTTCSLSSSAYTPSPVSSLTPSSGTSEDQDHQEIQLALQEAKMAARNKIRSRFHSSSDLIHRLFVCISGVADQLQTNYASDLRSILKTLFEVMATKCEQGDNDNQKKAGPVLRSAVLEDCALCQETISSSELAAKARDGQFEDPPDWVPDEACNSCVACKAPFTVIRRKHHCRSCGKIFCSRCSSHSAPLPRYGQVKPVRVCTHCYMFHVTPFYSDKSGI, encoded by the exons ATGGATGAATGTATCCCCGACGACCGGGCCAACAGAGACTTCTGCGTCAAGTTCCCCGAGGAGATTCGTCATGACAACCTGGCAGGGCAGCTATGGTTTGGGGCCGAG TGTTTGGCTGCCGGCTCTATCATCATGAACAGGGAGATAGAGAGTATAGCGATGAGGCCCCTGGCTAAGGACCTTACTCGCAGCTTAGAGGAGGTACGTAACATCACCAGAGACCAGGCCCTGAGAGACCTCAACTTGTACTCAGACCGAATGAAGGACGCTCTGCGACATTTTGACAGCCTTTTCGCTGAGTTTGAGCTCAG TTATGTGTCAGCCATGGTGCCTGTGAAGTCTCCCAAAGAATATTATGTACAGCAAGAGGTGATTGTGCTCTTCTGTGAGACTGTGGAGAG GGCCCTGAAGCTGGGCTACCTCACACAGGACTTGATCGATGACTATGAACCCGCTCTGATGTTTACAATTCCCAGACTAGCCATTGTGTG TGGGCTGGTTGTGTATTCAGATGGGCCTCTCAACCTTGACCGAAAACCAGAGGACATGTCCGAGCTCTTCCGACCGTTTCGCACTTTATTGAAGAAAATCAG AGACCTGCTGCAGACCCTGACAGAGGAGGAGTTGATCACACTGGAGAAGAATCTGTGTATCTCTCAGGATGGGGAGTTGTCCACGGGCCAGGCACTGGCCACAAACAGCTCACAATCTCCAGTCCAAGAGAATCACTCATCTTGTAAACCCTCTAATGACACCTCTAAGGGGGAGAGTGAGGGGGAGCAGGAGCATCTGGCTCTGTTTGTCTGTCCcagccaggaggaggagcagacgGAAGTGGAAAAGGCCTGGGAGGAGGTggaaacagagaggggggaggaagaaCAGGAGCAGGGCCTGCTGTgtgaggaggcagaggaagcTGAGTTGGCCTGCTCCATGCAGTACgatgaggaggagctggagcaaCTCAACATGATGGTGTACCGCGTGGGAGACGAGATGTCCACCCTGCTTTCGCCTCCCAGCCAGGGTCAGTCCCCGGCACACCAACCAGGCAGAGGAGACTCCAGCGGGGCTTCCAGCTCAGAGGCCTCACCTCGAAGGCTCCTGGTGAGCCGGGGAAGGACAGGCTTCTatgtagaggaggaggacagggtCTTCCTGATGGAGGACCTTGACGCAGCAGGAGACATCACCAGCATCTCAAGAGAGGCGTTTAGTTGTGTCGCCTCTCCATCCAAAACACCTTCTGCAGTTCGCCCTGTGCAGCGTAAACCAAGCCCACGGCTAGACTCTAACAGGAATGGCTGGTTATCTGAGGCCCAGTCAGAGCAGCCATGCCCACAGCCACGGAGCCTCAACGGACACTGTCCTCATGCAAAGCCACCTCCTTGCACCTCTGCTCCTGGCTCAGAACCTCTGCCTTACACTAATGGATGGGACATGGGTTTGGAAGGGACAGCGTCTGAAACAGCTGAGGTCATTGCCCACCGCATGGGTGGGATGAAGCTGTCCGCCACGGTCATCTTCAACCCTCACTCCCCAAGCTTGTCAGAGCTGGCCGTGGACAAGCTGCTTCTGCCGCGGCCTGCTCCCTCTGAGGTCGAGCCATGCGGTCCCCTGGTGGCCACTCACTGCCTGCTCAACTCTTGTGTCTGCTGCGGGAGCTGCGAGGACGGCCATGAGGACGCCATCACCACTGAGAACACTGGACTCGGGTTAGGACTTGCCCTGGGGTTGGACAAACACTGTAAGATGGCAGCCCCCAGCACTGTCATCCAGTCCTCTGCCTGCCGGCTTCCCCCACGAGGTCACGAGTCTAATAATAAGGGAGGGCTTGCCCAGTTTACTCCCCCTTCCTCTCGCTCTTCTGCAGAAACACTGGACGAGGATTCTAACTATCAGCTCTGTGAGAAGTGCCTGTTGGAGCCTAAAGTGCCAGGGCACCATGCACAGGACTGTGGCATCAGCAAAGGGGATGGAGCCTCCCCCTTCAACCACCAGTTGGAGACAGAGAAGAGGCAGCAGGCCAGTGGAGGCCGACAAAGGGACAAAGATACTGAGAATGACAGGTTGGGAACTAGAGACTGGAAGAGGGATACCAAAGAGGACAGCAGGAGAAGCTCCAG ttttcagaGTTCCCCCCTCAGCTCTGTGTCAGGTAGTGACTGTGAGAGTGTGTCGGTCACCACATGTAGTCTGTCAAGCAGTGCGTACACTCCCAG CCCTGTTAGCAGTTTGACACCCAGTTCTGGTACGTCTGAAGACCAAGACCATCAAGAGATCCAGTTGGCCCTGCAAGAGGCTAAGATGGCTGCCAGGAACAAGATCCGATCCCGTTTCcacagcagcagtgacctcATCCACCGTCTCTTTGTTTGTATATCAG GTGTTGCTGATCAGCTGCAGACCAATTATGCCAGTGACCTTCGCAGCATCCTGAAGACTCTATTTGAAGTCATGGCAACAAAGTGTGAGCAGGGAGACAATGATAATCAAAAGAAAG CAGGTCCCGTCCTGCGTAGTGCCGTCCTCGAGGACTGTGCTCTTTGTCAGGAGACCATTTCCTCATCAGAATTGGCAGCAAAGGCCCGGGATGGCCAGTTCGAAG ACCCCCCGGACTGGGTCCCTGATGAAGCCTGTAACTCCTGCGTTGCTTGCAAGGCTCCCTTTACCGTCATCCGCAGAAAGCATCACTGTAGAAGCTGTGGAAAG ATCTTCTGCTCTCGCTGCTCCTCCCATTCTGCTCCTTTGCCCCGGTATGGCCAGGTGAAGCCTGTCAGGGTTTGCACACACTGCTACATGTTTCACGTCACTCCCTTCTACAGCGACAAGTCCGGCATCTAA